A single genomic interval of Vulpes vulpes isolate BD-2025 chromosome 3, VulVul3, whole genome shotgun sequence harbors:
- the LYRM1 gene encoding LYR motif-containing protein 1 isoform X4: MMTTATRQEVIGLYRRIFRLVRKWQAASGQMEDTIKEKQYILNEARTLFQKNKNLTDTDLIKQCIDECTARIEIGLHYQIPYPRPIHLPPMGLTPLRGRGLRSQEKLRKFSKPVYLKSHDEIS, from the exons GATGACAACAGCAACACGACAAGAAGTTATTGGCCTCTACCGCAGAATTTTCAGGCTTGTGAGGAAATGGCAGGCAGCATCAGGGCAGATGGAAGACACCATTAAAGAAAAACAGTACATATTAAATGAAGCCAGAACACtgttccagaaaaacaaaaac CTCACAGACACAGACCTGATTAAACAGTGTATAGATGAATGCACAGCCAGGATTGAAATTGGACTACATTACCAGATTCCTTATCCAAGGCCA ATTCATCTGCCTCCAATGGGCCTTACCCCACTACGAGGCCGGGGACTTCGAAGCCaggaaaaactgaggaaatttTCCAAACCAGTATATCTCAAGTCTCATGATGAGATTTCCTAA
- the LYRM1 gene encoding LYR motif-containing protein 1 isoform X3, with the protein MSISKEDISKMTTATRQEVIGLYRRIFRLVRKWQAASGQMEDTIKEKQYILNEARTLFQKNKNLTDTDLIKQCIDECTARIEIGLHYQIPYPRPIHLPPMGLTPLRGRGLRSQEKLRKFSKPVYLKSHDEIS; encoded by the exons GATGACAACAGCAACACGACAAGAAGTTATTGGCCTCTACCGCAGAATTTTCAGGCTTGTGAGGAAATGGCAGGCAGCATCAGGGCAGATGGAAGACACCATTAAAGAAAAACAGTACATATTAAATGAAGCCAGAACACtgttccagaaaaacaaaaac CTCACAGACACAGACCTGATTAAACAGTGTATAGATGAATGCACAGCCAGGATTGAAATTGGACTACATTACCAGATTCCTTATCCAAGGCCA ATTCATCTGCCTCCAATGGGCCTTACCCCACTACGAGGCCGGGGACTTCGAAGCCaggaaaaactgaggaaatttTCCAAACCAGTATATCTCAAGTCTCATGATGAGATTTCCTAA
- the LYRM1 gene encoding LYR motif-containing protein 1 isoform X5 — protein sequence MTTATRQEVIGLYRRIFRLVRKWQAASGQMEDTIKEKQYILNEARTLFQKNKNLTDTDLIKQCIDECTARIEIGLHYQIPYPRPIHLPPMGLTPLRGRGLRSQEKLRKFSKPVYLKSHDEIS from the exons ATGACAACAGCAACACGACAAGAAGTTATTGGCCTCTACCGCAGAATTTTCAGGCTTGTGAGGAAATGGCAGGCAGCATCAGGGCAGATGGAAGACACCATTAAAGAAAAACAGTACATATTAAATGAAGCCAGAACACtgttccagaaaaacaaaaac CTCACAGACACAGACCTGATTAAACAGTGTATAGATGAATGCACAGCCAGGATTGAAATTGGACTACATTACCAGATTCCTTATCCAAGGCCA ATTCATCTGCCTCCAATGGGCCTTACCCCACTACGAGGCCGGGGACTTCGAAGCCaggaaaaactgaggaaatttTCCAAACCAGTATATCTCAAGTCTCATGATGAGATTTCCTAA